In one window of Hymenobacter nivis DNA:
- a CDS encoding T9SS type A sorting domain-containing protein, with translation MLRRYAFLLLMLLLGAPVARAQTATFGGFEYRAAGAVVEGADTLRQAWAGGFNTPQFSSIDLDGDGRNDLFAFDRQTNRCYTFLNAAQPGGRRGWQYAPDYEALFPPDLAGWALLRDYDCDGRPDLFSYVNGGDIRVHRNMAGAGGRPSFQLTTSQLRFSGAGVGTSNLTIGGYNMPSIADVNGDGKLDILSYDFVSATIIELYLNTSPDACGAGLTYKIDTNYWAQLQACSGCAAYQLPGLACRGGLAAAKPAHTGGHNLLVLDVNGDGVYDVLDGRDNCPELVALLNQGTNQLAKLTASSIRTDFPSAANPVRLPVFPAGYLIDTDFDGINDLVVASNTLDNSQDNVSQRDNVRLYRNAAATGAPAFGYQPRGFLTNDAVDVSEAAVPTFGDLDGDGLLDLLIGSNADRVDGQYRASLTYYRNVGTAAKPVFSLVSRDYLGLAAKGSAAAPFLALKPALVDLNRDGALDLAYAANYQGVNRIYYILNTAAAGRPAVFDPATANYFKPQGAAGSGVLPSFMGDMPCFTDVDGDGYVDLLIGTDDYTEPGQSLRYFRNQGPGVALENAFVLVNNDLGQIRDAAGARPYHLSPTVADFDGDGRSDLVTADNTGAVRFFSNYRALLAGPAAPRTNLFWNALLSQYEGNRLGQSALVRYGLAAADVNADGVPELFIGTETGGLSSYAVRRGTPTPTRPAAAAALGLALYPNPARTQATAETAQPTRVSVLDATGRVVRAPDALARQHDLTLGGLAPGLYLVRAEAADGTAATQRLAVQ, from the coding sequence GTGCTGCGCCGCTATGCCTTTCTGTTGTTGATGCTGCTGCTGGGGGCCCCGGTGGCCCGGGCCCAAACCGCCACCTTTGGCGGGTTTGAGTACCGGGCGGCGGGGGCCGTGGTGGAGGGCGCCGATACGCTGCGGCAGGCCTGGGCCGGCGGCTTCAACACGCCCCAGTTCAGCAGCATCGACCTGGACGGCGACGGCCGCAACGACCTCTTCGCCTTCGACCGCCAAACCAACCGCTGCTACACGTTCCTGAACGCGGCGCAGCCGGGCGGCCGCCGCGGCTGGCAGTACGCGCCCGACTACGAGGCCCTGTTTCCGCCGGACCTGGCGGGCTGGGCCCTGCTGCGCGACTACGACTGCGACGGCCGCCCCGACCTGTTCAGCTACGTGAACGGGGGTGACATCCGGGTGCACCGCAACATGGCCGGGGCCGGCGGGCGGCCCAGCTTTCAGCTCACCACCAGCCAACTGCGCTTTTCGGGGGCCGGTGTGGGCACCAGCAACCTCACCATTGGCGGCTACAACATGCCGTCCATTGCCGACGTGAACGGCGACGGCAAGCTCGACATTCTCAGCTACGACTTCGTGAGCGCCACCATTATCGAGCTGTACCTGAACACCAGCCCCGACGCCTGCGGGGCGGGCCTGACCTATAAAATCGACACTAACTACTGGGCCCAGCTGCAAGCGTGCAGCGGCTGCGCTGCTTACCAGCTGCCGGGCCTGGCCTGCCGGGGCGGCTTGGCGGCGGCCAAACCCGCCCACACCGGCGGCCACAACCTGCTGGTACTCGACGTGAATGGCGACGGCGTGTACGACGTGCTCGACGGCCGCGACAACTGCCCCGAGCTGGTGGCGCTGCTCAACCAGGGCACCAACCAGCTGGCCAAGCTCACGGCCAGCAGCATCCGCACCGATTTCCCGTCGGCGGCCAACCCCGTGCGCCTGCCGGTGTTCCCGGCGGGCTACTTGATTGACACCGATTTTGACGGCATCAACGACCTGGTGGTGGCCTCCAATACGCTGGATAACAGCCAGGATAACGTGAGCCAGCGCGACAACGTGCGCCTCTACCGCAACGCGGCCGCCACCGGGGCCCCGGCGTTCGGCTACCAGCCCCGCGGCTTCCTCACCAACGACGCGGTGGACGTGAGCGAGGCGGCGGTCCCCACCTTCGGCGACCTCGACGGCGACGGCCTGCTGGACCTGCTCATCGGCAGCAACGCCGACCGCGTGGATGGCCAGTACCGCGCCAGCCTGACGTACTACCGCAACGTGGGCACGGCCGCCAAACCCGTGTTCAGCCTCGTCTCGCGCGACTACCTGGGCCTGGCCGCCAAGGGCAGTGCGGCCGCCCCGTTCCTCGCCCTCAAGCCCGCACTGGTGGACCTGAACCGCGACGGGGCCCTGGACCTGGCCTACGCCGCCAACTACCAGGGCGTCAACCGCATTTACTACATCCTGAACACGGCCGCCGCAGGCCGCCCGGCGGTATTCGACCCCGCCACGGCCAACTACTTCAAGCCCCAGGGTGCGGCGGGCAGCGGCGTGCTCCCGTCGTTTATGGGCGACATGCCATGCTTCACCGACGTGGACGGCGACGGCTACGTGGACTTGCTCATCGGCACTGATGATTATACCGAGCCCGGCCAGTCGCTGCGCTACTTCCGCAATCAGGGCCCCGGCGTGGCGCTCGAAAACGCCTTTGTACTGGTAAATAACGACCTCGGCCAAATCCGCGACGCGGCAGGGGCCCGGCCTTATCACCTCAGCCCCACCGTGGCCGATTTCGACGGCGACGGCCGGTCCGACCTCGTGACGGCCGACAACACCGGTGCCGTCCGCTTCTTCAGCAACTACCGCGCGCTGCTGGCCGGCCCCGCCGCGCCCCGTACCAACCTGTTTTGGAACGCCCTGCTGAGCCAGTACGAAGGCAACCGCCTGGGCCAAAGCGCGCTGGTGCGCTACGGCCTGGCCGCGGCCGACGTGAACGCCGACGGCGTGCCCGAGCTGTTCATCGGCACCGAAACCGGCGGCCTCAGCAGCTACGCCGTGCGCCGCGGCACGCCCACGCCCACCCGCCCCGCGGCGGCTGCGGCCTTGGGCCTGGCCCTGTACCCCAACCCCGCCCGCACCCAAGCCACCGCCGAAACTGCCCAGCCCACCCGCGTCTCGGTGCTCGACGCCACCGGCCGCGTAGTTAGGGCCCCCGACGCCCTGGCCCGCCAGCACGACCTAACCCTTGGCGGCCTGGCCCCCGGCCTCTACCTGGTCCGCGCCGAAGCCGCCGACGGCACCGCCGCCACGCAGCGCCTGGCCGTGCAGTAA
- a CDS encoding amidohydrolase: MPNDLTVTLVQADLHWHDPATNRAQFDELLGALPAPTDLVVLPEMFTTGFSMDAAGQAETMQGPTVAWLRATAARLGAVVTGSVIIRDGDAFHNRLLWARPDGTLAHYDKRHLFTFAGEHRTYTAGQGAPLVEAWRGWRICPLICYDLRFPVWSRNPAAAPYDLLLYVANWPAVRRGPWQVLLQARALENLAYVAGVNRIGTDGLGHAYAGDSALLDMRGEYVAEAAGAPSCLTRTLSWEGLQEFRAKFPALQDGDEFTLAGV, from the coding sequence ATGCCGAACGACCTCACCGTAACCCTGGTCCAAGCCGACCTACACTGGCACGACCCAGCCACCAACCGCGCCCAGTTCGATGAGCTGCTGGGGGCCCTGCCCGCGCCCACCGACTTGGTGGTGCTGCCCGAGATGTTCACCACCGGCTTCAGCATGGACGCCGCCGGCCAGGCCGAAACCATGCAGGGCCCCACCGTGGCCTGGCTGCGCGCCACCGCCGCCCGCCTGGGCGCGGTGGTGACGGGCAGCGTCATCATCCGCGATGGCGACGCCTTCCACAACCGCCTGCTGTGGGCGCGGCCCGACGGCACCCTGGCCCACTACGACAAGCGCCACCTGTTCACCTTCGCCGGCGAGCACCGCACCTACACCGCCGGCCAGGGGGCCCCGCTGGTGGAGGCATGGCGCGGCTGGCGCATCTGCCCGCTCATTTGCTACGACCTGCGCTTCCCCGTGTGGAGCCGCAACCCCGCCGCCGCGCCCTACGACCTGCTACTGTACGTGGCCAACTGGCCCGCCGTGCGCCGGGGCCCCTGGCAGGTGCTGCTGCAAGCCCGCGCCCTCGAAAACCTGGCCTACGTGGCCGGCGTGAACCGCATCGGCACCGACGGCCTCGGCCACGCCTACGCCGGCGATTCAGCCCTGCTGGACATGCGCGGCGAGTACGTAGCCGAAGCCGCTGGGGCCCCCAGTTGCCTCACCCGCACGCTGAGTTGGGAGGGCTTGCAGGAGTTCCGGGCGAAGTTCCCGGCCTTGCAGGACGGGGATGAGTTCACGCTGGCGGGAGTGTAA
- a CDS encoding TonB-dependent receptor, with protein MATAFAGSAFTAQAQQAAAIRGRVTTADGQPAQAVTVGLKGRGQGAITNAQGEYVLDRLRPGSYTLVISAVGLKAEEKTVTLGPGQPSVSVDFALAENAQQLQEVVVSSGRTNKFSRTNSDDVAKMPLKNVENPQVYSTVTKELLTEQLVFTADDATRNVPGIQRLWESTGRAGDGGSYYTMRGFVTQSQLRNGLVGNVATTIDAANLEKLEVIKGPSGTLFGSALTSYGGLLNRVTKKAYDKFGGEVSYSAGSYNFNRVALDLNTPLNPAKTILFRVNGAWNYENSFQDVGFSRTYALAPTLTFRPTDRLTITLDGEFQRNTATGRTFFFPNSAISLLGFDRADQAPIDYRKTYSGAGLWTASRATNLFGQVNYQISPTLRSSTNFASSSSYSNGFGPYFGIVGNGKGIGQDSLQQSDQSSRDSRARLVQVQQLFNGDFQLGNMRNRVVLGFDFLHVRNDQFLFGSTYATVPISSPTYGYGAFNGANMTRLYNTQAPSYTYPVFNETNTYSAFLSDVLNLTNRLSVLAAVRIDRFANKGADGANAGFNQTAASPKFGAVYQLVPAQLSVFANYQNSFANRGTYFGYDAATNALTAPITAKLEHANQVEAGVKFDRLGGRFTATLSVYDIRVQNVLRTDSNPRGAALFAQVQSGEQVSRGVEADVVINPLPGLNVVAGFAYNHAELTNDVPATEGRRPGTAGSPTLANLWVSYRLPTGLLKGLGLGAGGNYASDNLVVNDANAGQFTLPSYAVLNASAFFDQPRYRLAVKMDNLTDQHYWIGYGSMNPQKLRSIIGSVAFKF; from the coding sequence TTGGCCACCGCATTTGCCGGGTCCGCCTTCACCGCTCAGGCGCAGCAGGCGGCCGCCATCCGGGGCCGCGTCACCACTGCCGACGGCCAGCCTGCCCAGGCCGTGACGGTGGGCCTGAAGGGCCGCGGCCAAGGGGCCATTACCAACGCTCAGGGCGAGTACGTGCTCGACCGCCTGCGGCCCGGTTCCTACACGCTGGTCATCTCGGCCGTGGGCCTGAAGGCCGAGGAAAAAACCGTGACGTTGGGCCCCGGGCAGCCATCGGTTTCCGTCGATTTTGCGCTGGCCGAAAACGCCCAGCAGCTCCAGGAAGTGGTGGTGAGCAGCGGGCGCACCAACAAGTTCAGCCGCACCAACAGCGACGATGTGGCCAAGATGCCGCTCAAAAACGTGGAGAACCCGCAGGTGTACAGCACCGTGACCAAGGAACTCCTGACCGAGCAGCTGGTCTTCACCGCCGACGACGCCACCCGCAACGTGCCCGGCATCCAGCGCCTGTGGGAATCGACGGGCCGCGCCGGCGACGGTGGCAGCTACTACACCATGCGCGGCTTCGTGACGCAGAGCCAGTTGCGCAACGGCCTGGTGGGCAACGTGGCCACCACCATCGACGCGGCCAACCTCGAAAAGCTGGAAGTCATCAAGGGGCCCTCGGGCACGCTCTTCGGCAGCGCCCTCACCTCCTACGGCGGCCTGCTGAACCGCGTCACCAAAAAGGCCTACGACAAGTTCGGGGGCGAGGTGAGCTACTCGGCTGGCAGCTATAACTTCAACCGCGTAGCCCTCGACCTGAACACGCCGTTGAACCCCGCCAAAACCATCCTGTTCCGGGTGAACGGGGCCTGGAACTACGAAAACAGTTTCCAGGACGTGGGCTTCAGCCGCACTTACGCGCTGGCCCCCACCCTCACCTTCCGGCCCACCGACCGGCTGACCATCACGCTCGACGGCGAGTTTCAGCGGAACACGGCCACGGGGCGCACCTTTTTCTTCCCCAACTCTGCTATCAGCCTGCTGGGCTTCGACCGGGCCGACCAGGCCCCCATCGACTACCGCAAAACCTACAGCGGCGCGGGGCTGTGGACCGCCAGCCGGGCCACCAACCTGTTTGGGCAGGTGAACTACCAAATTTCGCCCACCCTGCGCTCGTCCACCAACTTCGCGTCGAGCAGCAGCTACTCCAACGGCTTCGGGCCCTACTTCGGCATTGTGGGCAACGGCAAGGGCATCGGCCAGGATTCGCTCCAGCAGTCCGACCAGTCGAGCCGCGACAGCCGCGCCCGCCTGGTGCAGGTGCAGCAGCTCTTCAACGGCGACTTCCAGCTGGGCAATATGCGCAACCGCGTGGTGCTGGGCTTCGATTTCCTGCACGTGCGCAACGACCAGTTCCTGTTCGGCAGCACCTACGCCACCGTGCCTATCAGCTCGCCTACCTACGGTTATGGCGCCTTCAACGGGGCCAACATGACCCGGCTCTACAACACGCAGGCCCCCAGCTACACGTACCCGGTTTTCAACGAAACCAATACTTACAGCGCCTTCCTCTCGGACGTGCTGAACCTGACCAACCGCCTGAGCGTGCTGGCCGCCGTGCGCATCGACCGCTTCGCCAACAAGGGCGCCGACGGGGCCAACGCCGGCTTCAACCAAACGGCGGCCTCGCCCAAGTTCGGGGCCGTGTACCAGCTGGTGCCCGCGCAGCTGTCGGTGTTTGCCAACTACCAGAATTCCTTCGCCAACCGGGGCACCTACTTCGGCTACGACGCCGCCACCAACGCCCTCACCGCGCCCATCACCGCCAAGCTGGAGCACGCCAACCAGGTAGAGGCCGGCGTGAAGTTTGACCGCCTGGGCGGCCGCTTCACGGCCACGCTGAGCGTGTACGACATCCGCGTGCAGAACGTGCTGCGTACCGACTCCAACCCGCGCGGCGCGGCCCTTTTTGCCCAGGTGCAGAGCGGCGAGCAGGTGAGCCGCGGCGTGGAGGCCGATGTGGTCATCAACCCCCTGCCGGGCCTCAACGTGGTGGCCGGCTTCGCCTACAACCACGCCGAGCTGACCAACGACGTGCCCGCTACCGAAGGCCGCCGCCCCGGCACCGCCGGCTCGCCCACCCTGGCCAACCTGTGGGTGAGCTACCGCCTGCCCACCGGCCTGCTCAAGGGCCTGGGCCTGGGCGCCGGCGGCAACTACGCCAGCGATAACCTGGTGGTGAACGACGCCAACGCCGGCCAGTTTACGCTGCCCAGCTACGCGGTGCTGAACGCCAGCGCCTTCTTCGACCAGCCCCGCTACCGCCTCGCGGTGAAGATGGACAACCTCACCGACCAGCACTATTGGATCGGTTACGGCTCGATGAACCCGCAGAAGCTGCGCAGCATCATCGGCTCGGTAGCGTTCAAGTTTTAA
- a CDS encoding PepSY-associated TM helix domain-containing protein translates to MTLKQAIGKLHLWLGLGSGLVVLVVSLTGTIFTFQDEIRDAIEPWRLVAAPAHGALLPPSRLHAATVAQHPGAVPLYTTYYGPGRSATVYFSDPAGGSYLASLNPYTGRVLREQNLATDFFTIVQALHMYLLLPVAVGEWVVGVATAIFLVVLGTGLVLWWPKRRQERKQRLTIKRGSKWRRLNYDLHQVLGFYVAAGAFIISLTGLFMSFGSWLQAASTLANAGRHYPREEAPPAVAALAAARAPAQPLVDAAYAQVRQHSPTANMVMIGSVTDPKQPLYCLTYQKALHYYHRDEYYFHPVSGQLLGALPHATKSPGKKLGDLNYDLHTGQILGLGGKIVAFLISLLSASLPVTGTLLWWGRRHKARKPALARAAAVRR, encoded by the coding sequence ATGACCCTCAAGCAAGCCATCGGCAAACTGCACCTGTGGCTGGGCCTCGGCTCGGGGCTGGTGGTGCTGGTAGTGAGCTTGACGGGGACCATCTTCACGTTTCAGGACGAAATACGGGACGCCATCGAGCCCTGGCGGCTAGTGGCCGCGCCGGCCCACGGGGCCCTGCTACCGCCCTCGCGCCTGCACGCAGCCACCGTGGCGCAGCACCCCGGCGCCGTGCCGTTGTACACCACGTACTACGGGCCGGGCCGCTCGGCTACGGTGTATTTCTCCGATCCGGCCGGGGGTAGCTACCTGGCTTCGCTGAACCCCTACACCGGCCGGGTGCTGCGCGAGCAAAACCTGGCCACCGACTTCTTCACCATCGTGCAGGCCCTGCACATGTACCTGCTGCTGCCGGTGGCCGTGGGCGAGTGGGTCGTGGGCGTGGCCACTGCCATTTTCCTGGTGGTGCTGGGCACTGGCCTGGTGCTGTGGTGGCCCAAGCGCCGGCAGGAGCGCAAGCAGCGCCTCACTATCAAGCGGGGTAGCAAGTGGCGCCGCCTGAACTACGACCTGCACCAGGTGCTGGGCTTCTACGTGGCGGCGGGCGCGTTCATTATCTCCCTCACGGGCTTATTCATGAGCTTCGGCTCGTGGCTGCAAGCGGCCAGCACCCTGGCCAACGCCGGCCGCCACTACCCCCGGGAAGAGGCCCCACCCGCCGTGGCTGCGCTGGCCGCCGCCCGGGCCCCTGCCCAGCCGCTGGTAGACGCGGCCTACGCCCAGGTGCGCCAGCATTCGCCCACGGCCAACATGGTGATGATCGGGTCGGTCACCGATCCCAAGCAGCCCCTGTATTGCCTCACCTACCAAAAGGCGCTGCACTACTACCACCGCGACGAGTACTACTTCCACCCCGTGTCGGGCCAGCTATTGGGGGCCCTGCCCCACGCCACCAAAAGCCCCGGCAAGAAGCTCGGCGACCTGAACTACGACCTGCACACCGGCCAAATTTTAGGCCTGGGTGGCAAAATCGTGGCCTTTCTCATCAGCCTGCTTTCGGCCAGCCTGCCCGTCACCGGCACGCTGCTGTGGTGGGGCCGTCGCCATAAAGCCAGGAAGCCGGCGCTGGCCCGCGCGGCGGCGGTGCGGCGCTAG
- a CDS encoding methionine aminotransferase: MLASKLPDVGTSIFTRMTLLAQETGALNLAQGFPDYAPPLALREALARHALSPDGHQYAAMPGLPRLRAAIAAQVGRLRPGAPAPDPDAEITITAGATEALYAVLAAVVRPGDEVLVFEPAYDLYGPAIRLQGGVPRYVRLPTPSFRPDWAAVRAAFSARTRLVLVNSPHNPSGAVFSDADWDALADLVDGTDALVLSDEVYEHLVLDGAPARSARQHPGLRGRSFVLSSFGKTYHATGWKVGYCVAPPALTRELRRVHQFVTFSVSTPTQLALADALEADATDAHARGLAGFYQTKRDLFRGLLAGTGWDLLAVPGGYFQLAGYAAFSEAPDVEFAEELARRWGVAVVPVSAFYHDGYDPGLVRFCFAKEAPTLEAAAARLRQRLD; the protein is encoded by the coding sequence ATGCTTGCCTCCAAACTGCCCGACGTGGGCACCAGCATCTTCACCCGCATGACCCTGCTGGCCCAGGAAACCGGGGCCCTTAACCTGGCCCAGGGCTTCCCCGATTACGCCCCGCCGCTGGCTCTGCGCGAAGCCCTGGCCCGCCACGCCCTCTCGCCCGACGGCCACCAATACGCGGCCATGCCGGGGCTGCCGCGGCTGCGGGCCGCTATTGCTGCGCAGGTGGGCCGCCTGCGCCCGGGGGCCCCGGCGCCCGACCCCGATGCGGAAATCACCATCACGGCCGGGGCTACCGAGGCACTGTACGCGGTGCTGGCGGCCGTGGTGCGGCCCGGCGACGAGGTGCTGGTGTTTGAGCCGGCGTATGATTTGTACGGGCCCGCCATTCGGCTGCAAGGGGGCGTGCCGCGCTATGTGCGCCTGCCCACGCCCAGCTTCCGGCCCGACTGGGCCGCGGTGCGGGCGGCCTTTTCGGCGCGCACCCGGCTAGTGCTCGTGAATTCGCCCCACAACCCCAGCGGGGCGGTGTTTTCGGATGCAGACTGGGACGCGCTGGCCGACCTCGTGGACGGCACCGACGCACTGGTGCTCAGTGACGAAGTGTATGAGCACCTGGTGCTTGATGGGGCCCCGGCGCGCAGTGCGCGGCAGCACCCGGGCCTGCGCGGGCGCAGCTTCGTACTCTCGTCGTTTGGCAAAACCTACCACGCCACCGGCTGGAAGGTGGGCTACTGCGTGGCCCCGCCGGCCCTCACGCGCGAGCTGCGCCGGGTGCACCAGTTCGTCACCTTCAGCGTGAGCACGCCCACCCAGCTGGCCCTGGCCGACGCGCTGGAGGCCGACGCCACCGACGCCCACGCCCGCGGCCTGGCCGGCTTCTACCAGACCAAGCGCGACTTGTTCCGGGGCCTATTGGCCGGTACCGGCTGGGACCTGCTGGCAGTGCCGGGCGGCTACTTCCAGCTGGCGGGCTACGCGGCGTTTTCCGAGGCCCCCGACGTGGAATTTGCCGAGGAGCTGGCCCGGCGCTGGGGCGTGGCTGTGGTGCCGGTATCCGCGTTTTACCACGACGGCTACGACCCCGGCCTGGTGCGCTTTTGCTTTGCCAAAGAGGCCCCCACGCTGGAAGCCGCCGCCGCCCGCCTGCGCCAGCGGCTGGATTAA
- a CDS encoding sensor histidine kinase: MPPVSAPSPGFDFQLVFAALPAPHALLGPGGQVQVLNDALLALLPGQEPARLPGRPLAELLHAAAAAEALLAPAHEWPAALARALATGKPEVLTPTPQRAAPGARYWQATLQALPAYRRSPPGLLLSLLDVTDALHPADPHSLHSQARLRIFAEHLPQQVWTATADGQLEFFNKRTAEFLGEDPAGRGAPNDWRRAVHPDDQEEALTRWEQAVAQGSPFEVELRLLRHDGAFRWVLVQAEPARDARGHVLRWYGANTDIHQLRTLTHQLVRREQDFRFLVESLPHLVWAATADGRFTFVNRHWVDYTGLPLDQAQDGWAQLLPPEDRPAAVQEMATHWASGRAFELHTRLYDARTGQYRWFVHRGQPLYDARGQFVRWYGTSTDVDDAVRTQGLLEEQNQRLTRANQDFDNFVYTASHDLKQPINNMAGIFEELTRTAYFRDPEAGQLISYFERALTQIYDTIDDLTAVVQLQRPQPAPAEAVELAPMVRAVVHSVQNQVTRLRADISLDVARCPTVLYVRAHLQSLLFNLLSNALKYAAPGRPPRIVVGAVPDAETGRPVLTVRDNGLGIDLDRFGPQLFQQFARFHAHIDGTGMGLYLVNRIVESHGGHLEVASVVDAGTTFTLYL; this comes from the coding sequence ATGCCCCCTGTTTCTGCGCCTTCTCCCGGGTTCGATTTCCAGCTGGTATTTGCCGCCCTGCCCGCTCCCCACGCCCTGCTGGGCCCCGGCGGCCAGGTGCAGGTGCTGAACGATGCACTGCTGGCCCTGCTGCCCGGCCAGGAACCGGCCCGCCTGCCGGGCCGGCCCCTGGCCGAGCTGCTGCACGCCGCCGCCGCCGCCGAGGCCCTGCTGGCTCCCGCCCACGAGTGGCCCGCCGCCCTGGCCCGAGCCCTGGCCACAGGCAAGCCCGAGGTACTAACGCCCACCCCGCAGCGCGCCGCCCCCGGGGCCCGCTACTGGCAGGCCACGCTGCAAGCCCTGCCTGCGTACCGCCGCTCGCCCCCCGGCCTGCTGCTGAGCCTGCTCGACGTAACCGACGCGCTACACCCCGCCGACCCGCACTCGCTGCACAGCCAGGCCCGCCTGCGCATTTTCGCCGAGCACCTGCCCCAGCAGGTGTGGACCGCCACCGCCGACGGCCAGCTGGAGTTTTTCAACAAGCGCACCGCCGAGTTTTTGGGCGAAGACCCGGCCGGCCGCGGGGCCCCCAACGACTGGCGGCGCGCCGTGCACCCCGACGACCAGGAAGAGGCGCTGACCCGCTGGGAGCAGGCCGTAGCCCAGGGCAGCCCATTTGAGGTGGAGCTGCGCCTGCTGCGCCACGACGGAGCCTTCCGCTGGGTGCTGGTGCAGGCCGAGCCCGCCCGCGACGCCCGCGGCCATGTGCTGCGCTGGTACGGCGCCAACACCGACATCCACCAGCTGCGCACCCTCACCCACCAGCTGGTGCGCCGCGAGCAGGATTTCCGCTTCCTCGTCGAAAGCCTTCCGCACCTGGTATGGGCCGCCACCGCCGACGGGCGCTTCACCTTCGTAAACCGGCACTGGGTGGACTACACGGGCCTGCCCCTAGACCAAGCCCAGGACGGCTGGGCGCAGCTGCTGCCGCCCGAAGACCGGCCCGCGGCCGTGCAGGAAATGGCCACGCACTGGGCCAGCGGCCGCGCCTTTGAGCTCCACACGCGCCTGTACGACGCCCGCACGGGCCAGTACCGCTGGTTTGTGCACCGCGGCCAGCCCCTCTACGACGCCCGGGGCCAGTTTGTGCGCTGGTACGGCACCAGTACCGACGTGGACGACGCCGTACGTACCCAGGGCTTGCTGGAGGAGCAAAACCAGCGCCTGACCCGCGCCAACCAGGATTTCGACAACTTCGTGTACACCGCCAGCCACGACCTCAAGCAGCCCATCAACAACATGGCGGGCATTTTTGAGGAGCTTACCCGCACGGCCTACTTCCGCGACCCCGAAGCCGGGCAGCTCATCTCCTACTTCGAGCGGGCCCTCACCCAGATTTACGACACCATCGACGACCTGACGGCTGTGGTGCAGCTCCAGCGCCCCCAGCCGGCCCCGGCCGAGGCCGTAGAGCTGGCCCCCATGGTACGCGCCGTCGTGCACAGCGTGCAAAACCAGGTGACGCGCCTGCGGGCCGATATTTCCCTCGACGTGGCGCGCTGCCCCACCGTGCTCTACGTGCGCGCCCACCTGCAAAGCCTGCTCTTCAACCTGCTCAGTAACGCCCTGAAGTACGCCGCCCCCGGCCGGCCGCCCCGCATTGTAGTGGGGGCCGTGCCCGACGCCGAAACCGGCCGCCCCGTGCTCACGGTGCGCGACAACGGCCTGGGCATCGACCTCGACCGGTTTGGGCCCCAGCTCTTCCAGCAGTTCGCCCGCTTCCACGCCCACATCGACGGCACGGGCATGGGCCTCTACCTCGTCAACCGCATCGTGGAGAGCCACGGCGGCCACCTCGAAGTAGCCAGCGTAGTAGACGCCGGCACTACGTTCACATTGTATCTGTGA
- the msrA gene encoding peptide-methionine (S)-S-oxide reductase MsrA, with protein MKNLLQLAAGLALLAGATACGSPQAQAQAKPGTLTRSTAGFAPANAASLAQATFAGGCFWAQEEAFEEIKGVKQVVSGYTGGTVARPTYEQVAGQETGHTEAVDIYYDPKVISYQQLADIFFTASHDPTQLNRQGPDTGPEYRSAVFYRTPAEKKVLETTIAKVNGSKEYDGKIVTQVVPLQQFWPAEGYHQGYYRLHLDSPYIENVSAHKVEHVRKLFPSLLKPVL; from the coding sequence ATGAAAAACCTATTGCAACTAGCCGCCGGCCTGGCCTTGCTGGCCGGCGCTACCGCCTGCGGCTCGCCGCAGGCCCAGGCGCAAGCCAAGCCCGGAACCCTCACGCGCTCCACCGCCGGCTTCGCCCCGGCCAACGCCGCCAGCCTGGCGCAGGCCACCTTCGCCGGGGGCTGCTTCTGGGCCCAGGAAGAAGCGTTTGAAGAAATAAAAGGCGTGAAGCAGGTAGTGAGCGGCTACACCGGCGGCACCGTGGCCCGCCCCACCTACGAGCAGGTAGCGGGCCAGGAAACCGGCCACACCGAGGCCGTCGACATCTACTACGACCCCAAGGTGATCAGCTACCAGCAGCTGGCCGATATCTTCTTCACCGCCTCGCACGACCCCACCCAGCTCAACCGCCAGGGCCCCGATACGGGCCCCGAGTACCGCTCGGCCGTGTTCTACCGCACCCCGGCCGAGAAGAAAGTGCTGGAGACGACCATCGCCAAAGTGAACGGCTCGAAGGAGTACGACGGCAAAATCGTGACCCAGGTAGTGCCGCTCCAGCAGTTTTGGCCCGCCGAGGGCTACCACCAGGGCTACTACCGCCTGCACCTCGACAGCCCATACATCGAGAACGTGTCGGCCCATAAGGTGGAGCACGTGCGCAAGCTGTTTCCCAGCCTGCTAAAGCCGGTGCTATAG